The following proteins are encoded in a genomic region of Alphaproteobacteria bacterium:
- a CDS encoding DUF1543 domain-containing protein encodes MNLFMAYIGGYKKDANIELHDMRFVAGETIEDCYDDLLKQWWGDYKMLHLDAWGIVKNADGYAVSLQEHPAEHPEKLYFVNLGGYDPEQFTELHKNVLIVAKDEEETKKKAKAQVQDWTTPHRDKWFEVEQILELNRIGKYYIHLQKTDSPEPFEFTCAYKVITEE; translated from the coding sequence ATGAATTTATTCATGGCCTATATCGGCGGCTATAAAAAGGACGCCAATATCGAGCTTCACGACATGCGTTTCGTGGCCGGGGAGACGATCGAGGATTGTTATGACGATCTTCTGAAACAGTGGTGGGGAGATTATAAAATGCTCCATCTCGACGCGTGGGGTATTGTCAAAAACGCCGACGGCTACGCCGTTTCTCTGCAAGAGCATCCGGCAGAACATCCGGAAAAGCTCTATTTCGTCAATCTCGGCGGCTACGATCCGGAGCAATTCACCGAATTGCACAAGAATGTTCTGATCGTCGCCAAAGACGAAGAGGAAACAAAAAAGAAAGCCAAAGCGCAGGTCCAGGATTGGACAACGCCGCACCGGGATAAATGGTTCGAGGTCGAGCAGATATTGGAATTAAACAGAATAGGGAAATATTACATCCATCTGCAAAAAACCGACAGCCCCGAACCGTTCGAGTTCACTTGCGCCTATAAAGTGATTACGGAAGAATAA
- a CDS encoding prephenate/arogenate dehydrogenase family protein, whose amino-acid sequence MPVIFDRAAIIGIGLIGSSLARALRKHGLAGHIAIADSDPENLARARELNLGDAFVGDAAEAVREADLVVICTPVGTFESVARAIAPALRSGALVTDVGSVKQAAIAAIAPHIPPGIHFIPGHPIAGTEHSGPDAGFAELFDGRFYLYTPLPGTDPAMTGKLEALWAACGSKVEAMDAAHHDKVLAITSHLPHLIAYSIVGTAADLAGDLQQEVIRYSAAGFRDFTRLAASDPVMWRDIFLNNREAVLEIMQRFSEDLTALQRAIRKGDGATLHDLFARTRAIRREVIGVKQA is encoded by the coding sequence ATGCCCGTTATTTTCGACCGCGCGGCGATCATCGGTATCGGCTTGATCGGCTCGTCCCTGGCGCGGGCGCTGCGCAAGCATGGCCTCGCGGGGCATATCGCCATCGCCGACAGCGATCCGGAAAATCTGGCGCGGGCGCGCGAATTGAATCTGGGCGACGCCTTCGTGGGCGATGCTGCCGAAGCCGTCCGCGAGGCCGATCTCGTCGTCATCTGCACCCCCGTCGGCACGTTTGAGAGCGTGGCGCGCGCGATCGCTCCCGCCCTGCGCTCCGGCGCGCTGGTGACCGATGTCGGTTCGGTGAAACAGGCCGCCATCGCCGCCATCGCGCCGCATATCCCGCCCGGCATTCATTTCATTCCCGGCCATCCCATCGCCGGAACCGAGCATTCCGGCCCCGACGCCGGTTTCGCCGAATTGTTCGACGGGCGTTTCTATCTTTACACCCCCCTGCCCGGCACCGATCCGGCGATGACCGGAAAACTCGAAGCCTTGTGGGCCGCCTGCGGCTCGAAAGTCGAGGCGATGGATGCCGCGCATCACGATAAAGTGCTGGCGATCACCTCGCATCTGCCGCATCTGATCGCCTATTCGATCGTCGGCACGGCGGCCGATCTCGCGGGCGACCTGCAGCAGGAAGTGATCCGCTATTCCGCCGCGGGATTCCGCGATTTCACCCGCCTCGCCGCCAGCGATCCTGTGATGTGGCGCGATATTTTCCTGAACAACCGCGAGGCGGTTCTGGAAATCATGCAGCGTTTCTCGGAAGATTTGACCGCGCTGCAGCGCGCGATCCGAAAGGGCGACGGCGCGACACTCCATGACCTCTTCGCCCGCACCCGCGCCATCCGCCGCGAGGTTATCGGGGTTAAGCAGGCCTGA
- the hisC gene encoding histidinol-phosphate transaminase, translating to MIQPKPKPHIESLAHYRAGDPFSPNSNLIRLSFNEGAFGPNVKAITAYHSASTYLHRYPDLTYAELRTAIAAAYSIEADRIICGAGSDDLIILLARAYAGEGDEIIYSQYGFAMYSIVAKAVGATGVAVPEKNLTLDVDAMLAAVTPRTRIVYIANPNNPTGSYISESDLMRLHAGLPREVLLVLDAAYAEYMTESDYTDGLGLAATTPNVVVTHTFSKIHALGGMRVGWAYGSMALADTINRLRNPFNIAGPAAAAAIASLEDRDFLRRSREHNKHWRGWLSAELNALGFHVHPSVANFVLTGVGSTARAQALISYMRDGAIQIRPMPGYGLPDHVRITVGKEDEMLALVAALKNFCAKES from the coding sequence ATGATCCAGCCCAAACCGAAACCACACATTGAATCCCTGGCGCATTACCGCGCCGGCGATCCTTTTTCGCCCAACAGTAATCTCATTCGCCTGTCCTTCAACGAAGGCGCGTTCGGCCCGAACGTGAAGGCGATCACCGCCTATCATTCGGCGTCGACCTATCTGCACCGCTATCCCGACCTGACCTATGCCGAACTGCGCACGGCTATCGCGGCGGCCTATAGCATAGAGGCGGACCGGATCATCTGCGGCGCGGGATCGGACGACCTCATCATCCTGCTGGCGCGCGCCTATGCCGGAGAGGGCGACGAAATCATCTACAGCCAGTACGGCTTCGCGATGTATTCCATCGTGGCCAAGGCGGTCGGCGCGACCGGCGTGGCCGTGCCTGAAAAGAACCTCACGCTCGATGTCGACGCCATGCTCGCCGCGGTCACGCCCCGCACGCGTATCGTTTATATCGCCAACCCCAACAACCCGACCGGCAGCTATATCAGCGAGTCCGACCTGATGCGCCTGCACGCCGGATTGCCGCGCGAAGTTCTTTTGGTGCTCGACGCTGCCTATGCCGAATACATGACCGAAAGCGACTATACCGACGGCCTGGGCCTCGCCGCGACCACGCCCAATGTCGTGGTCACGCATACTTTCTCCAAAATCCATGCCCTCGGCGGCATGAGGGTCGGCTGGGCCTATGGCTCGATGGCGCTGGCGGACACGATCAACCGGCTGCGCAATCCGTTCAACATCGCCGGGCCTGCGGCGGCGGCGGCCATCGCCAGCCTGGAAGACAGGGACTTCCTGCGCCGCAGCCGTGAGCATAACAAGCATTGGCGCGGATGGCTGAGCGCCGAGCTGAACGCCCTCGGCTTCCATGTTCATCCCAGTGTCGCGAACTTCGTGCTGACCGGCGTCGGCTCGACGGCCAGGGCGCAAGCGCTTATCTCCTATATGCGCGACGGCGCGATCCAGATTCGCCCGATGCCGGGCTATGGCCTGCCCGATCATGTCCGCATTACCGTCGGCAAGGAAGACGAAATGCTGGCGCTGGTCGCAGCCTTGAAGAATTTCTGCGCCAAGGAATCCTGA
- the parE gene encoding DNA topoisomerase IV subunit B — MADLFKTAKKTDSYAAADIEVLEGLEPVRRRPGMYIGGTDERALHHLAAEVLDNAMDEAVAGHASRIELELMAGNRVAVRDNGRGIPVDNHPKFPGKSALEVIMTMLHSGGKFSGKAYQTSGGLHGVGVSVVNALSEELTVEVARDKELYEQSYSKGAPVSKLKKRGATTKRGTTVTFKPDVEIFGARAAFKPALLYRMARSKAYLFRGVEILWRCDPDLIEDGSDIPPAATLHFPGGLSDYLRERLEGRVTLTTEVFADFIDLPGGAGKLEWAVAWPEEGGEGFCHSYCNTIPTPQGGTHESGMRSALLRGLRAYGELSGNRRVSALTGDEAFADAAVMLSLFMSEPQFQGQTKEKLVSQEATRLVEQSVKDHADHWLSANPQGGNRLLEALIQRAEERARAAQQKDMARKTATRKLRLPGKLADCSRNSAEGTEIFLVEGDSAGGSAKQARDRETQAILPLRGKILNVASATVEKLRGNLELADLILALGCGAGTGFSVDKLRYERVIIMTDADVDGAHIASLLLTFFYREMPGMIAAGRLFLAQPPLYRLSQGGKNAYARDEAHRDLLLETEFSGRGKVDISRFKGLGEMMPAQLRETTMDVGKRALLRVVVPKAGDPETADEIKATDDLVESLMGRKPELRFQFIQENARFVTDVDV, encoded by the coding sequence ATGGCCGATTTATTCAAAACCGCGAAGAAGACCGATTCCTACGCCGCCGCCGATATCGAGGTGCTGGAGGGGCTTGAACCCGTGCGCCGCCGCCCCGGCATGTATATCGGCGGCACCGACGAGCGCGCGCTGCATCACCTCGCCGCCGAAGTTCTCGATAACGCGATGGACGAGGCGGTCGCGGGGCATGCCTCGCGCATAGAATTGGAACTCATGGCGGGCAACCGCGTCGCCGTGCGCGACAATGGGCGCGGCATTCCGGTGGATAATCACCCGAAATTTCCCGGCAAGTCCGCGCTCGAAGTCATCATGACCATGCTGCATTCGGGCGGGAAGTTTTCCGGCAAGGCCTATCAGACTTCCGGCGGATTGCACGGCGTCGGCGTATCGGTGGTCAACGCGCTCAGCGAAGAGCTGACCGTCGAGGTCGCGCGCGACAAAGAGCTTTACGAGCAAAGCTACAGCAAGGGCGCGCCGGTATCGAAGCTGAAAAAGCGCGGCGCGACGACGAAGCGCGGCACGACCGTCACCTTCAAGCCGGACGTCGAGATTTTCGGCGCGCGCGCCGCCTTCAAGCCCGCCTTGCTCTATCGCATGGCGCGCTCGAAAGCCTATCTGTTCCGCGGCGTGGAAATCCTGTGGCGCTGCGATCCGGATTTGATCGAAGACGGCAGCGATATTCCGCCCGCCGCCACGCTGCATTTCCCCGGCGGCCTTAGCGACTATCTGCGCGAAAGACTGGAAGGCCGCGTCACCCTGACCACGGAAGTCTTCGCCGATTTCATCGATCTCCCCGGCGGCGCGGGCAAGCTGGAATGGGCGGTGGCCTGGCCGGAAGAAGGCGGCGAGGGATTCTGCCATTCCTACTGCAACACGATTCCGACGCCTCAGGGCGGCACGCATGAAAGCGGCATGCGCAGCGCGCTGCTGCGCGGGCTTCGCGCCTATGGCGAGCTTTCCGGCAATCGCCGGGTGTCGGCGCTGACCGGCGATGAAGCCTTCGCCGACGCCGCCGTGATGCTGTCGCTGTTCATGAGCGAGCCGCAATTCCAGGGCCAGACCAAGGAAAAGCTTGTCAGCCAGGAAGCCACGCGCCTGGTCGAGCAAAGCGTCAAGGATCATGCCGATCACTGGCTGTCCGCCAATCCGCAAGGCGGCAACCGTCTTTTGGAGGCGCTGATTCAGCGCGCCGAAGAACGCGCCCGCGCCGCGCAGCAGAAGGATATGGCGCGCAAGACCGCGACCCGCAAGCTGCGCCTTCCCGGCAAGCTCGCCGATTGTTCGAGGAACAGCGCCGAAGGCACCGAGATTTTCCTGGTCGAAGGGGATTCGGCGGGCGGCTCGGCCAAGCAGGCGCGCGACCGCGAGACGCAGGCCATTCTGCCTTTGCGCGGCAAGATTCTCAACGTCGCCTCCGCGACCGTGGAGAAGCTGCGCGGCAATCTTGAACTCGCCGATTTGATCCTCGCGCTCGGCTGCGGCGCGGGAACGGGCTTCAGCGTCGATAAGCTGCGCTATGAGCGCGTCATTATCATGACCGACGCCGATGTCGACGGCGCGCATATCGCTTCGCTGCTGCTGACGTTTTTCTACCGCGAGATGCCGGGCATGATCGCCGCGGGACGGTTGTTCCTCGCGCAGCCGCCGCTATACCGGTTGAGCCAGGGCGGCAAAAATGCCTATGCCCGCGACGAAGCGCATCGCGACCTGCTGCTGGAAACGGAATTTTCCGGGCGCGGCAAGGTGGATATCAGCCGCTTCAAGGGCCTTGGCGAAATGATGCCCGCGCAATTGCGCGAAACCACCATGGATGTCGGCAAGCGCGCCTTGCTGCGCGTCGTTGTGCCGAAAGCGGGCGATCCGGAAACCGCCGATGAGATCAAAGCCACCGACGATCTGGTCGAAAGCCTGATGGGCCGCAAGCCCGAACTGCGCTTTCAATTCATCCAGGAAAACGCCCGCTTCGTGACCGATGTGGATGTGTAG